The nucleotide window GCCCGGCGCCGGTGCGCCACAGGCGCTCGACGACGACCTGCTCGTGCCCGAAGAAGTGCGCATAGCCCACCGCATCCTGAAGAACGCGGGGTTCGTGCCGCCCGCAGTCGAACAGCTGCGAGCCTTGCGCGACCTCGAAGACGACCTCGCCACTGTGGGCGACAAGGCCGCGCAATGCCGTCTGCGCGCGCGCATGCTCGCGCTCGACATGGCGCTCGAATCCTTGCGTGGCGGCCCGATGGTCGTGCCGCACGAATATCGCCGCCGCATTGCGGAGCGTTTGTCGGAACGCGCGGCTGGCGAGCCCGGCCACCCGGCGCTCTCGGCGGGGGCCGCGTGACGGGCTCTCCCGTCCAGCCACACGCCCCTGGCGGCGAAAGCGATGAGGCGCACCCGGCTGCCGGTCGGGATGCCGCCGATGCGCTCATGACGGCCTGCGGGGCCGATTCACAAACCGCTTCACAGCCCAATCCCGTCTCCGAGCGCGACAAGCATTTCATGCGCCTCGCGCAGGCCGCCGCCGAAGAGGCGCGCTCCGCCGGCGAAGTGCCCGTGGGCGCGGTGCTCGTGCGCGGTGACGAAGTGATTGCCTCGGGCTTCAATCACCCGATCGGTGCGCACGATCCCTCCGCGCATGCGGAAATGGCGGCGTTGCGAGCGGGCGCGCACGCGCTGGGTAACTACCGCTTGCCCGGCTGCGAACTCTATGTGACCCTTGAACCGTGCCTGATGTGCGCCGGCGCGATCATGCACGCGCGTATCGCACGTGTGGTGTTCGGCGCGCATGATCCGAAAACCGGCGCATGTGGCAGCGTGGTCGATGCCTTTGCCAACGAGCAACTGAATCACCATACGAGCGTGTCCGGCGGAGTGCTGGCGGATGAGTGTGGCGAGGCACTGCGCGCGTTCTTCGCCGACCGTCGCCGCGCGAGCCGGGAAGCGCGCCGTGCGGCCCGGGCACAGGCCGAGGAAACGCAGGGAGGAACCGGCGTTGCCGGTCCGAACGAAACCGCGGATTGAATCTCACGGTTGAATCGAATTCGACATGACCATTCATCGCACCATCGAACTGATCGCACCGTCTGGTTATCCGCACGATTCGGAAGCGGTGCACCGTGGGCTT belongs to Paraburkholderia flagellata and includes:
- a CDS encoding DnaJ family domain-containing protein; this encodes MKLLDALVEQRIAAAAARGDLDDLPGAGAPQALDDDLLVPEEVRIAHRILKNAGFVPPAVEQLRALRDLEDDLATVGDKAAQCRLRARMLALDMALESLRGGPMVVPHEYRRRIAERLSERAAGEPGHPALSAGAA
- the tadA gene encoding tRNA adenosine(34) deaminase TadA, which gives rise to MTACGADSQTASQPNPVSERDKHFMRLAQAAAEEARSAGEVPVGAVLVRGDEVIASGFNHPIGAHDPSAHAEMAALRAGAHALGNYRLPGCELYVTLEPCLMCAGAIMHARIARVVFGAHDPKTGACGSVVDAFANEQLNHHTSVSGGVLADECGEALRAFFADRRRASREARRAARAQAEETQGGTGVAGPNETAD